One stretch of Kluyveromyces marxianus DMKU3-1042 DNA, complete genome, chromosome 8 DNA includes these proteins:
- the SCW10 gene encoding putative family 17 glucosidase, with product MRFTSLIASASILGAAVSTPIHGHKDNKRDVEYVTNRITSTVVVNGNAPMTLAGASTTLALDSDHIPAAATAAASPVSDVTRENAAPTEAVSTTAAAPSTTASSSAAASSSSSSAPSSSDLGSGFQGITYSPYSSNGACKSAEEVASDIAALSSYGTIRLYGVDCNQVENVFKAKAKDQKLFLGVYFMDQIEAGVKQIADAVSSYGSWDDVVAVSIGNELVNSGAASVETVGSYISTGRSALTGAGYSGPVVSVETFTALINNPGLCEYNDFVAVNAHAYFDQNTAAEDAGPWLMNQIERVWGACNGNKKVTITESGWPSQGQTYGKAVPSKENQQKAIESIKQSCGSATILFTAFNDYWKADGPWGVEKYFGVLSN from the coding sequence ATGCGTTTCACCAGTTTGATTGCCAGCGCCAGTATCTTGGGTGCTGCTGTTTCCACTCCTATTCACGGTCACAAGGACAACAAGAGAGATGTTGAATACGTTACCAACCGTATCACCTCTACTGTTGTTGTCAACGGTAATGCTCCAATGACCTTGGCTGGTGCTTCCACCACCTTGGCTTTGGACTCTGACCACATTccagctgctgctactgctgctgcttctccAGTTTCTGACGTTACTAGAGAAAACGCTGCTCCAACTGAAGCTGTTTCCACCACTGCTGCAGCTCCATCCACcactgcttcttcttctgctgctgcttcttcctcctcttcttcagcacCATCCAGCTCCGACTTGGGTTCTGGTTTCCAAGGTATCACCTACAGTCCATACAGCTCTAACGGTGCTTGTAAGTCTGCTGAAGAAGTCGCCAGCGACATTGCTGCTTTGTCCAGCTACGGTACCATCAGATTGTACGGTGTCGACTGTAACCAAGTCGAAAACGTCTtcaaggccaaggccaaggaCCAAAAGCTCTTCTTGGGTGTCTACTTCATGGACCAAATCGAAGCCGGTGTCAAGCAAATCGCTGACGCTGTCTCTTCTTACGGTTCCTGGGACGATGTCGTTGCTGTTTCCATCGGTAACGAATTGGTTAACTCTGGTGCTGCTTCCGTCGAAACTGTCGGTTCTTACATCTCTACTGGTAGATCCGCTTTGACCGGTGCTGGTTACAGTGGTCCAGTCGTTTCTGTCGAAACCTTCACTGCCCTAATCAACAACCCAGGTTTGTGTGAATACAACGACTTCGTCGCTGTCAACGCTCACGCTTACTTCGACCAAAACACCGCTGCTGAAGATGCCGGTCCATGGTTGATGAACCAAATCGAAAGAGTCTGGGGTGCTTGTAACGGTAACAAGAAGGTCACCATCACCGAATCCGGCTGGCCATCTCAAGGTCAAACCTACGGTAAGGCCGTTCCATCAAAGGAAAACCAACAAAAGGCTATTGAATCTATTAAGCAAAGCTGTGGTTCTGCTACTATCTTGTTCACTGCCTTCAACGACTACTGGAAGGCCGATGGTCCATGGGGTGTTGAAAAGTACTTTGGTGTCTTGTCCAACTAG
- the CWC22 gene encoding U2-type spliceosomal complex subunit CWC22, giving the protein MSSQEEQLEEWHASKDVIEYAIKSLDSKNILQSVEALIDVNLLRHQRLLVATVLGVQCETDKAAALAALVKILNGFIPSIGYMTGRECVLRLVDGIFRKDSTVYYNMIELLSFLIRDEVMSEGVAFALIYFLLGEANDESISIVCYIMCSFGKLLQEFDKESEADIAEKLRVIYENPHTNKETYSALSKFFDKRRLMYNGQQWNIDFPFVESNVHNIVVDFSTQTPCIDLDTFKVDEDPEQTNVKYSGIRAEIIEAFFEKKENKSSINDMTDADKTAFKKKIYLILKGSLSGDEAAHKILKLKLKAPEKTLVADIVARACSQEATYSKFYGILTERLCSFHDSWRNSFANTFYNDYECMSDNDPSNIRNLGKFWGHALATDCIPFEVFKAVHMNERDSNAANRVFLKFLFHELVLDMGIDKLKSKFDEPDLQDHLVNLFPNKEYDDIMFSINYFTAIGLGPLTDRMRSTLQKFEEERRERYSNAIRNSELEDKENVRTPRMHPDRLRRNRSRSPIGRRNRSRTPPRRRR; this is encoded by the coding sequence ATGTCATCCCAAGAGGAACAACTAGAAGAGTGGCATGCATCAAAAGATGTTATTGAGTATGCCATAAAATCTCTTGATTCCAAAAACATACTACAGAGTGTCGAGGCATTGATTGATGTTAATCTATTAAGGCACCAACGTCTCTTGGTAGCTACAGTACTCGGAGTACAGTGTGAGACAGACAAAGCTGCAGCATTGGCTGCTCTAGTGAAGATCCTTAATGGCTTCATTCCATCTATTGGGTATATGACTGGCAGGGAATGTGTTTTGAGGTTAGTCGATGGGATATTTAGGAAAGATTCTACGGTGTACTACAATATGATCGAGTTACTTTCATTTCTAATTCGAGATGAAGTGATGAGCGAAGGTGTTGCATTTGCGCTAATATATTTCTTACTGGGGGAGGCGAACGATGAGAGTATTTCCATAGTATGCTATATTATGTGCTCTTTTGGTAAGCTTTTACAAGAGTTTGATAAAGAGTCAGAAGCAGACATCGCTGAGAAACTACGTGTGATATATGAGAATCCTCATACGAACAAGGAGACGTACAGTGCACTAAGCAAATTTTTCGACAAAAGGCGACTAATGTACAATGGCCAGCAATGGAATATTGACTTTCCTTTTGTCGAATCCAACGTACATAATATAGTTGTGGATTTCTCTACACAAACGCCATGCATAGATCTAGATACGTTCAAAGTAGATGAAGATCCAGAACAAACGAATGTTAAGTACAGTGGGATCAGGGCAGAAATAATAGAAGCTttttttgagaagaaagagaataaaaGCAGCATCAATGATATGACGGATGCAGACAAAACAGcattcaagaagaaaatatatttaatcCTAAAAGGTTCGTTATCTGGTGATGAAGCAGCCCATAAAATTCttaaattaaaattaaaggCACCAGAAAAAACGCTAGTCGCAGATATTGTAGCGAGGGCTTGTTCACAAGAAGCTACCTATTCCAAATTTTATGGTATATTAACTGAAAGATTATGCTCATTTCATGATTCCTGGAGGAATAGCTTTGCAAACACATTCTACAATGATTATGAATGCATGTCGGATAACGACCCGTCGAACATCCGTAATCTTGGTAAATTTTGGGGTCACGCTTTGGCTACCGACTGTATTCCATTCGAGGTATTTAAAGCCGTCCATATGAACGAGAGAGATTCCAACGCTGCAAACAGAGTGTTCCTAAAATTCTTATTTCATGAGTTAGTTTTGGACATGGGAATCGACAAGCTCAAGAGCAAATTCGATGAACCAGACTTGCAAGATCATCTAGTAAACCTTTTCCCcaataaagaatatgatgatatcATGTTTTCAATCAATTATTTCACAGCCATTGGATTAGGACCCTTGACGGATAGAATGAGAAGTACACTacaaaaatttgaagaagagagaagagagagatatTCCAATGCTATCCGAAATAGTGAATTGGAAGACAAGGAAAACGTAAGGACTCCAAGGATGCATCCAGATAGACTTCGCAGAAATCGGTCAAGATCACCAATTGGACGCCGTAACAGATCTAGAACCCCGCCAAGGAGACGTAGATAA
- the CAB4 gene encoding putative pantetheine-phosphate adenylyltransferase codes for MGARIAIVLHDSNGIEFNNEFAAVVERTLEFLEDSVDYSLDIILEEKFTDAYHLDSILGHIYSIARDVLITKDLFFTSINVLFNVQEHSGLYDVLFLGESCDGTKLNYKRLETFKLHSVVDHTEEQKQQSLGEGQYRVSAVGGTFDHIHDGHKILLSIACFITSEKLIIGLTDQELLMNKKHKDMLEPFAVRSANVEAFLKALKPTLKIEMIAIRDVCGPTGTVPDIEALVVSRETLAGGEVVNKTRKEKGLSTLDIVIVNVLGGREEDGWKEKLSSTELRERSSKKVSQ; via the coding sequence ATGGGCGCCAGAATTGCAATAGTATTGCATGACTCCAATGGTATTGAGTTTAATAACGAATTTGCTGCGGTTGTAGAAAGAACGCTTGAGTTTTTAGAAGATTCCGTTGACTACAGCTTGGATATTATCCTAGAGGAAAAGTTTACTGATGCATATCATTTGGACTCGATTTTAGGGCACATATACAGTATAGCTAGAGATGTGCTGATTACAAAGGACCTTTTTTTCACCAGCATCAATGTCTTATTCAATGTGCAAGAACACAGCGGATTATATGATGTTTTATTCTTAGGGGAGTCGTGTGATGGCACTAAACTCAACTATAAGAGACTAGAGACGTTTAAACTCCATTCTGTTGTAGATCATacagaagaacaaaagcaACAGTCCTTGGGAGAGGGCCAATATAGAGTAAGTGCTGTTGGAGGCACGTTTGATCATATTCATGACGGGCATAAAATACTTCTAAGCATTGCATGTTTTATTACTAGTGAGAAACTAATAATAGGTTTAACGGATCAAGAATTATTGATGAATAAGAAACATAAAGATATGCTTGAACCTTTTGCTGTGAGATCAGCTAATGTGGAAGCTTTCCTTAAAGCTTTAAAACCAACATTAAAAATTGAAATGATAGCAATAAGGGATGTATGTGGACCTACAGGTACTGTTCCTGATATTGAAGCTTTGGTTGTCAGTCGTGAAACTCTTGCTGGTGGAGAAGTAGTCAATAAAAccagaaaggaaaaaggTTTATCGACACTAGATATCGTAATTGTAAATGTCCTGGGTGggagagaagaagatggttGGAAGGAGAAGTTAAGTAGTACCGAACTTAGAGAGCGTTCATCAAAAAAAGTGAGTCAATGA